The DNA segment CCAGGGTCAGTGGACACCAATAAGGAGTCTTTGTCTCGATCGGCAACTACCCTTTGTTTAATAATCGTATCTAGTAGATTGGAAGCTTCTCGCGTATCTCCAAATAGCACAGCACCAATGACTTTATTCCCCGGAAATAAATTTTTTTATAAACAGCTTCAATCTCATTTTTATAGTGAATGGCTTTAGTTGACCCTTCTGCAGTAAATTGACCCACAGAAAAAACATCGACCCCAGATATTTTTAATTGGGTAGAAAGAACACTGCCGGCGTATCCTGAGGTACTCTTTCTGCATAAATGCTTAGCTAAAACAGCCCCTTGTTCATAAAGGGGGTTGACCAGCCCATAAACCATTCCCTCATGCTCTGCACACTCTCCAACCGCATATATATCGGGAGAATGGGTAGACAAAAAGTCATCAACGAGGATGCCTCGGTTTGTCTCGATCCCACTGTCTTGTGCTAATTGAATATTTGGTCTTACCCCAACAGCCATAACAACAAGGTCTGTTTCTATTTCTGAACCATCTTTAAAACGGACCCTCTCCACACGCTCTTCTCCAACAATTTCCTCAGATTCTTTATCAAAAAGGAAGTTCATGCCTTGACTTTCCAATTCCTCTTGGAGCATCCGCGATGCATCTTGATCCAGTTGTCTTTCCATTAAATAACTGGAGATATGGACTACATTCACTTTTACTCCAATATTTAACAGCCCTCTTGCAGCTTCTAAACCTAACAACCCCCCACCTATAACTACTGCTGTTTTATACGTTTTTGCCATTTGCATCATTGTTTGGCAATCCTCTATAGTACGGAAGGATATTACTCCTTCTTTTTCTATACCTTGGAGTGGTAACATAACCGGGGAAGATCCTGTAGCTATAATTAGTTTGTCATATTGCACTTGCCTGCATTTATCGGTTTTTACCATCTTCTTTTCTTTATCAATTTCCGTTACTGTTTCACCAGAAAAGAGCCGAATATTATTTTCCAAGTACCAGTTATGTGAATGAATCATAATATCATCAAACGTCGTTTCCCCCTGTAATAGGGAGGAAAGCATAATTCTACTATAGTTAGCATGTGGTTCGCTTCCGAAAATTGTAATGTCAAAGGACTCATTATCTTCTCTAAGAATGTTCTCTACACAACGTACACCCGCCATGCCATTTCCAATTAACACAAGCTTTTGCTTTCCTACTTTCATCACCTCCAAAAGTTGTAAAAGAACGTATTAATTAGTTTAAAAAATGAACATCAATAGCTTAACTATTTTTCTTAATATTTCATTAATTTAACTGTAGCATAAGCTCCGCTTCACATCACACAACATGTAAGGAAAACTAACACACTATTTTAAATTATAATTTTTCGATCGCCCATAGTATTCAGAAAAACAAAAAGACTAACTCGCTACGTTAGCAAGTTAGTCCTTTTCTCCGTACAGAAGGATAAGTTAATTTTTGGTTTAGTTTAAGTTAGACAAAAGAAAGAAGGGGGGATTCGCGCGCCAACAAAACTCACTTGGTTTCTAGTCGTTCGCACGAAAATGCGCATTTAATTGACCGCGAATCATTTTTCTACGCATCTGAGATTCCCCTTCTTTCTTTTGCTTATCTTTTAGCATTTCTTTTCTAATTTCAAAAGATTGAACTCCTTCTTCCCGCTTTTCGGCAATTTCCACCAATGTCTCCACATCCGAAAAAGAATATTTGCGTGTTCCGTTTGCCGTTCGCTCTGGAAAGATCAGCTTTCGTTGTTCATTATACCGAATTTGGCGTTCTGAAAGCCCTGTCAATTCCTTGACTACCCCTATAGAAATCACCTTTTTACTTTTATAGTTATCCGCCAAAGTACCTCCCCCTCTAAGCGTCGCTTTTTTAACATTACGTTACCACATGAACAAAAAAACGAGAACAATAGATAAGATAATCTGACTCATTGTTTCAGCTAATCATCAGATTACCTTATAGTACTGCTGTTTTACTTTTTGTCTTACTGGGTTTCTACTAGAAGAGAGTTAATCATTTCTACGATTCTTAAGCATTGCTTTTATGCCCGCAATGTTGAGCCCTTGATCGATTAATCGTTTAATTTCTTTTAATTTTTTAATATCATTGTTTGAGTAAATACGCCAGTTCCCCTTATTTCTTCCTGGTTTAACAAGTCCTTGCTCCTCGTAATATCGGATTTGCCTTCCAGACAACAAGGTCAAATCTTTGACTACACTAATTGGAAAAGTTGCTTCATCATAAGGGATGTCGTTGTTCATACCCCCTTTCCCCCTTTTTTTATAAATAAGAAAATCATTTTAAAGTAGCGATGTGTGTATATACTTCTTTCAAATTAGAAAAGCCTAATGTTTGCATTTCACGGACACATTCGGCCCACAGTTTCGCTGTAGCGACAGCATCATGTAGAGCATGGTGCCTCTTGTCAATCTTAATTCCGTAATGAGCACAACATTCATCAAGTGTAAATAACCTTGACTCCGGTTCAGCTACTTCTGTCAAAAAAGATGTATCTATGATGCGGTGTTGAAAACTTTTCTTTAACGCCATCCAAGTTGCATGCTTCATAAATTGTTTCTCATGATTAGCATGATGTGCAACTAACGCATCACTCTTAATAAATTGATAGAATTCTTTCAACACGTCATGAAGCGTGGCCGCATTTTCAAGAATGTCTTTCGTTATTCCTGTCAAACGTTGAATTTCTTCGGAAGGGGCAGAAGCACTGTAAACAGGTGAATAAAAGGTTTCTTCCAGAATGCGATCCCCCTCCATCTTGACGGCGCCAATCGATAAAATCCGATCCCCCTTATACGGATAGAACCCTGTCGTTTCTAAATCAAACACAACCACTTTTAATTCATCAAATGTACTATCTAAGACATCTTTGGTTTTTAATTCACGCTGTAAATCTCTCATATAAGCAATCTTCTCTGGATCTGTTTGGCTTGATAACGATGTAAAGCCATCCGATCTCCCAGACAACTGTTTTATGAATTGAATCACCTGATCCATAATCATGGAGAGCACTCTTTTTCTACTATTGTTTTGGTTTCAGAAAAAAGCTTATGACCTCTTTTTATCACCTGTTTAAGTTCCTGTTTATTAACTCTTGATAAGGTATCAATCGGTATGAGCTGCACTTCTTTATAGCTCTTCGCATCTTTCCTAAAATACAGACGAAATTCAAGCAATTGTATAAAATCACCTTCAAATCCTTTAACAAATGGATAGATAGGCTGAAGCTCTTTAAACCGTGATAAAGTAGATGAACAACCTATCCTCTCTTTTAAAGCTAACAACCTTATTGCATTTACATAAGGAAAAAAAGCTGTTTGTTTTAACTGAATATTCCCTGCCTTTTCTCCATGCTGCTCTGGAAGCAATTGACCGAACACACCTACTCCTTTTTTTATAAAATCAACATTCTCCACTAAGCGAAGATAGAGCTCCGGCTGATGTTGTAGGAT comes from the Halobacillus shinanisalinarum genome and includes:
- a CDS encoding MerR family transcriptional regulator yields the protein MNNDIPYDEATFPISVVKDLTLLSGRQIRYYEEQGLVKPGRNKGNWRIYSNNDIKKLKEIKRLIDQGLNIAGIKAMLKNRRND
- a CDS encoding MerR family transcriptional regulator; this encodes MADNYKSKKVISIGVVKELTGLSERQIRYNEQRKLIFPERTANGTRKYSFSDVETLVEIAEKREEGVQSFEIRKEMLKDKQKKEGESQMRRKMIRGQLNAHFRAND
- a CDS encoding exonuclease domain-containing protein, which encodes MIMDQVIQFIKQLSGRSDGFTSLSSQTDPEKIAYMRDLQRELKTKDVLDSTFDELKVVVFDLETTGFYPYKGDRILSIGAVKMEGDRILEETFYSPVYSASAPSEEIQRLTGITKDILENAATLHDVLKEFYQFIKSDALVAHHANHEKQFMKHATWMALKKSFQHRIIDTSFLTEVAEPESRLFTLDECCAHYGIKIDKRHHALHDAVATAKLWAECVREMQTLGFSNLKEVYTHIATLK
- a CDS encoding NAD(P)/FAD-dependent oxidoreductase, which encodes MKVGKQKLVLIGNGMAGVRCVENILREDNESFDITIFGSEPHANYSRIMLSSLLQGETTFDDIMIHSHNWYLENNIRLFSGETVTEIDKEKKMVKTDKCRQVQYDKLIIATGSSPVMLPLQGIEKEGVISFRTIEDCQTMMQMAKTYKTAVVIGGGLLGLEAARGLLNIGVKVNVVHISSYLMERQLDQDASRMLQEELESQGMNFLFDKESEEIVGEERVERVRFKDGSEIETDLVVMAVGVRPNIQLAQDSGIETNRGILVDDFLSTHSPDIYAVGECAEHEGMVYGLVNPLYEQGAVLAKHLCRKSTSGYAGSVLSTQLKISGVDVFSVGQFTAEGSTKAIHYKNEIEAVYKKIYFRGIKSLVLCYLEIREKLPIY